In Hasllibacter sp. MH4015, the following proteins share a genomic window:
- a CDS encoding homocysteine S-methyltransferase family protein, with protein MNGVALLDGGMGQELIARSDAPPTPLWSTDVMRQAPHLVRDVHADFFAAGAEIATANTYAIHRDRLVREGLEDQFEALHNLALDQAHGARDAHGSGRIAGAIGPLGASYRPDAHPDHIVAVGLYSEIATLLAPRCDVLIAETVASVAHAIAVLEGASGHDVPVWLAFTVDDEDGSRLRSGEALADAVAVSSGAAALLANCSAPEAMPAALEVLGKGAVPFGAYANGFTQITKAFLGEAPTVDALKARRDMGPEAYADHVMGWVDRGATIVGGCCEVGPAHIAEIARRLAR; from the coding sequence ATAAACGGCGTGGCGCTTCTGGACGGGGGCATGGGCCAGGAGCTTATTGCGCGGTCCGATGCGCCGCCCACGCCGCTTTGGTCGACGGACGTGATGCGACAGGCCCCGCATCTGGTGCGGGACGTGCACGCGGATTTCTTCGCCGCAGGGGCCGAGATTGCGACGGCCAACACCTATGCAATCCACCGCGACCGGCTGGTGCGCGAGGGTTTGGAAGACCAGTTCGAAGCGCTGCACAATCTGGCGCTCGATCAGGCTCACGGGGCGCGTGACGCACACGGATCGGGCCGCATCGCGGGGGCCATCGGGCCGCTGGGCGCATCCTATAGGCCCGACGCGCATCCCGACCATATCGTTGCGGTGGGCCTTTACTCCGAGATTGCCACACTGCTTGCGCCGCGCTGTGATGTGTTGATCGCAGAGACGGTCGCGTCCGTGGCCCATGCGATTGCGGTGTTGGAGGGCGCGTCGGGCCACGATGTGCCGGTCTGGCTGGCTTTCACGGTGGACGATGAGGACGGCAGCCGCCTGCGGTCGGGTGAGGCCCTGGCGGATGCGGTGGCGGTTTCAAGCGGCGCGGCGGCGTTGCTGGCCAATTGCTCCGCGCCAGAGGCGATGCCTGCAGCGCTGGAGGTGCTGGGAAAGGGCGCCGTTCCGTTCGGGGCCTATGCCAACGGCTTCACGCAGATCACCAAGGCGTTTCTGGGCGAGGCCCCGACGGTCGATGCGCTCAAGGCGCGGCGCGATATGGGTCCGGAGGCCTATGCCGATCATGTGATGGGCTGGGTCGATCGGGGCGCCACGATTGTCGGCGGCTGCTGCGAGGTGGGTCCGGCGCATATCGCGGAAATTGCGCGGAGGCTCGCACGATGA
- a CDS encoding DUF2867 domain-containing protein, with protein MSGLKRPLRPPDWSDTHRAEARPDLTSARAAYEVALGTMPPWVRRAMGLRNRIVHLFGLATPTMEKGMADLPIVAERPKVYEVGLADRHLTFTLETRLEDRTASLTTRIWFNHWTGRLYLAVVLIPHKIIVRSALRRLA; from the coding sequence ATGAGCGGGCTGAAACGCCCCTTGCGGCCACCCGATTGGTCGGACACGCACCGGGCCGAGGCGCGGCCCGATCTGACAAGCGCCCGCGCCGCCTACGAGGTGGCGCTTGGCACGATGCCGCCCTGGGTGCGGCGGGCGATGGGTCTTCGCAACCGGATCGTGCACCTGTTCGGGTTGGCGACCCCCACGATGGAAAAGGGCATGGCGGACCTGCCGATCGTGGCCGAACGCCCGAAGGTTTATGAAGTGGGCCTCGCGGATCGGCATCTGACCTTCACGCTGGAAACCCGCCTTGAGGACCGAACCGCGTCGCTGACCACGCGGATCTGGTTCAATCACTGGACCGGGCGGCTCTATCTTGCCGTCGTTCTGATCCCCCACAAGATCATCGTGCGATCCGCATTGAGGAGGCTGGCATGA
- a CDS encoding oxaloacetate decarboxylase, with the protein MTLSERHQVFAELHGSGCFVMPNPWDMGSARMMAAMGAVALATSSAAHAFTLGQPDMGGVTRDEALAHAQDIVAATDLPVSGDFENGFGDTPEDVAETVRLAAEVGLSGCGIEDMAFGENVTAYDFDLAVEKVRAGVGAARALGRPFVLTARADGVMNGIYDLDEGIRRLQAFEAAGADCLYLPVPPGRAELAQVLGAVSAPVNALAVGPLQDLSVAELAAMGVRRISLGSQVARLTHAAIRDGMAGLMAGDLTPFKGSASGDEIDAMLREGSADG; encoded by the coding sequence ATGACCTTGTCCGAACGACATCAGGTGTTTGCGGAGCTGCACGGGTCGGGGTGTTTCGTGATGCCGAACCCGTGGGATATGGGCAGCGCCCGGATGATGGCCGCGATGGGGGCGGTGGCCTTGGCGACGTCATCGGCTGCCCATGCCTTCACGCTTGGTCAGCCCGATATGGGCGGCGTGACCCGGGACGAGGCGCTGGCCCATGCGCAGGATATCGTGGCCGCGACAGACCTGCCCGTGTCGGGCGATTTCGAGAACGGGTTTGGCGATACGCCCGAGGATGTGGCCGAGACGGTGCGACTGGCGGCAGAGGTCGGCCTGTCGGGCTGCGGCATCGAGGATATGGCGTTCGGAGAGAACGTGACCGCCTATGACTTTGACCTGGCTGTGGAAAAAGTGCGCGCCGGTGTGGGCGCGGCGCGGGCCTTGGGTCGGCCTTTCGTGCTGACCGCGCGGGCCGATGGGGTGATGAACGGAATCTATGACCTGGACGAAGGCATCCGCCGGTTGCAGGCGTTCGAGGCGGCGGGGGCCGATTGCCTCTACCTGCCGGTGCCGCCGGGGCGGGCAGAGTTGGCGCAGGTGCTCGGTGCCGTCTCGGCCCCGGTGAACGCGCTTGCGGTGGGACCATTGCAGGACCTTTCGGTGGCCGAACTGGCGGCGATGGGGGTGCGCCGGATTTCGCTTGGCAGCCAGGTGGCACGGCTGACCCATGCGGCGATCCGGGACGGGATGGCGGGCCTGATGGCGGGTGATCTGACGCCGTTCAAGGGCTCGGCGTCGGGTGATGAGATTGATGCGATGTTGAGGGAGGGCAGCGCGGATGGTTGA
- a CDS encoding trimethylamine methyltransferase family protein — translation MVEVQVMKGRRGGGRAARVAARAAALPEEIRPIRPGMEGGTLKVLSEAQVVEIHDSALEALATIGLADAPQSGIDAMVAVGAVLGDDGRLRFARDVVEAALSQSARNITLAARDPKHDLELFGSKVHYGTAGAAVNIVDVATNSYRHCTAQDLHDAARITQAMDNVHFFQRPMVCRDIENNLEMDLNTIYGAVAGTTKHIGTSFSDPSHVAPCMELIHMLAGGEAAWRARPFISNSNCFVVPPMKFATESCETMELCIRAGMPVLLLSAGMAGATAPSTIAGAIMQATAECLAGLVYVNAIAPGHPAVFGTWPFGLDLRTGAMSVGSGEQALLSAGCAQMHRFYGLPGGAAGGASDAKMPDMQAGWEQMCSNVMGGLSGLNMVYEAAGMHASLLGFCLESLILSDDLIGQAMRCVRGIEVNEDTLALDQMAEVCLGGSGHYLGTDKTLALMQSDFVYPALGNRMSPKEWEEAEKPDLLANATARKEAILAEGACQVDAALDRAVRERYRIYFD, via the coding sequence ATGGTTGAGGTTCAGGTGATGAAGGGGCGCCGCGGCGGTGGCCGCGCGGCACGGGTGGCGGCGCGCGCGGCGGCCCTGCCCGAGGAAATACGCCCGATCCGTCCGGGGATGGAGGGCGGAACGCTCAAGGTCCTGAGCGAGGCGCAGGTGGTCGAGATCCACGACAGCGCGCTGGAGGCGCTGGCCACGATCGGCCTGGCCGATGCACCGCAATCGGGGATCGACGCGATGGTCGCGGTGGGCGCCGTGCTGGGCGATGACGGGCGGCTCCGGTTTGCCAGGGACGTGGTGGAGGCGGCCCTGTCGCAGTCGGCGCGCAACATCACGTTGGCGGCACGGGACCCCAAGCACGATCTCGAGCTGTTCGGATCCAAGGTGCATTACGGCACCGCCGGGGCGGCGGTGAATATCGTGGATGTGGCCACCAACAGCTATCGCCATTGCACGGCGCAGGACCTTCACGACGCCGCGCGGATCACGCAGGCGATGGACAATGTCCACTTTTTCCAGCGCCCGATGGTGTGCCGGGACATCGAGAACAACCTGGAGATGGACCTCAACACCATCTACGGCGCGGTGGCGGGGACGACGAAACATATCGGCACGTCGTTCAGCGATCCGTCCCACGTGGCCCCCTGCATGGAGCTGATCCACATGCTGGCGGGCGGGGAGGCGGCGTGGCGCGCGCGGCCGTTCATCAGCAATTCCAATTGCTTCGTGGTGCCGCCGATGAAATTCGCAACGGAAAGCTGCGAGACGATGGAGTTGTGCATACGCGCGGGCATGCCGGTGCTGCTTCTGTCGGCGGGCATGGCGGGGGCGACGGCACCCTCGACCATCGCGGGGGCGATCATGCAGGCGACGGCGGAATGCCTGGCGGGTCTTGTCTATGTCAACGCGATCGCCCCCGGCCATCCGGCCGTCTTCGGGACCTGGCCCTTCGGACTGGATCTGCGCACGGGCGCGATGTCGGTGGGATCGGGCGAACAGGCGCTTCTGTCGGCGGGATGCGCGCAGATGCACCGCTTCTACGGCCTGCCGGGCGGCGCGGCGGGAGGTGCCTCGGACGCGAAGATGCCGGACATGCAGGCGGGATGGGAGCAGATGTGCTCCAACGTCATGGGCGGTCTGTCAGGGCTCAACATGGTCTACGAGGCGGCGGGGATGCATGCGTCGCTTCTGGGGTTCTGTCTGGAGAGCCTGATCCTGTCCGACGACCTGATCGGGCAGGCGATGCGGTGCGTGCGGGGGATCGAGGTGAACGAGGACACGCTGGCGCTCGATCAGATGGCGGAGGTCTGCCTCGGCGGAAGCGGGCACTACCTTGGCACGGACAAGACGCTGGCCTTGATGCAAAGCGATTTCGTCTATCCCGCCCTTGGCAACCGGATGAGCCCGAAGGAGTGGGAGGAGGCGGAGAAGCCCGACCTGCTGGCAAACGCCACGGCCCGGAAGGAGGCGATCCTGGCCGAGGGCGCGTGCCAGGTGGATGCGGCTTTGGACCGGGCGGTGCGAGAACGGTACCGGATCTATTTCGACTGA
- a CDS encoding membrane dipeptidase, translated as MRIDNLQYCNWSRRIFEEMREGGLDAVHVTIAYHEVFRETVLQIERWNRYFEEHGDLIVRAGSAADVDAAKAAGKTAIIFGAQNPSPIEDDIGLVEVLHTLGLRFMQLTYNNQSLLATGCYEDEDPGLTRMGREVVAEMNRVGLVVDMSHSADRSTIEAAAHSTRPIAITHANPHQWHPARRNKRAEVVEAVVAGGGMMGFSIYPHHLKDGSACTLDSFCGMIADMAELYGVQHFGIGSDLCQDQPDSVVEWMRVGRWTKRIDFGEGSKDNAGFPPQPDWFRSNADFPKLEAGLRAVGFDAAGVEAVMGGNWYRFYAENFGGQR; from the coding sequence ATGCGCATCGACAACCTTCAATATTGCAACTGGTCGCGTCGCATCTTCGAGGAGATGCGCGAGGGCGGGTTGGATGCGGTCCATGTGACCATCGCCTATCACGAGGTGTTTCGCGAAACGGTTCTGCAGATCGAGCGCTGGAACCGGTATTTCGAGGAACACGGCGATCTGATCGTGCGGGCAGGCTCCGCTGCGGATGTGGATGCGGCGAAGGCGGCGGGCAAGACGGCGATCATTTTCGGGGCGCAGAATCCGTCACCAATCGAGGATGATATCGGGCTGGTGGAGGTTCTTCACACGTTGGGCCTGCGCTTCATGCAGTTGACCTACAATAATCAATCCTTGCTGGCGACGGGTTGTTACGAGGACGAGGATCCCGGGCTCACGCGGATGGGCCGGGAGGTGGTGGCGGAGATGAACCGGGTGGGGCTGGTCGTGGATATGAGCCATTCCGCCGACCGCTCCACTATCGAGGCTGCCGCGCATTCGACCCGACCCATCGCCATCACCCATGCCAATCCGCACCAATGGCACCCGGCGCGGCGCAACAAACGCGCGGAGGTGGTCGAGGCCGTGGTGGCGGGCGGCGGCATGATGGGGTTTTCGATCTATCCCCATCACCTGAAAGACGGCAGCGCCTGCACGCTCGACAGTTTCTGCGGGATGATCGCGGATATGGCGGAGCTTTATGGCGTGCAGCATTTCGGGATCGGCAGCGACCTGTGCCAGGATCAGCCCGACAGCGTTGTGGAATGGATGCGCGTGGGGCGCTGGACGAAACGGATCGATTTTGGCGAGGGGTCGAAGGACAATGCGGGCTTCCCGCCGCAGCCCGACTGGTTCCGCAGCAACGCCGATTTCCCGAAGCTGGAGGCCGGCCTGCGCGCCGTGGGGTTCGACGCGGCAGGCGTTGAGGCGGTGATGGGCGGCAATTGGTATCGCTTCTATGCGGAGAATTTCGGAGGTCAGCGATGA
- a CDS encoding DUF3726 domain-containing protein encodes MELPRAVSFDLSLGELQALVSKAARGAGRSFGMAEEAGRAARWLTERGGNGAGAVARLLELTDGADMARLSPELPGMTCRGRAMCPLILGAYLSDTGRLPEGPVGPVLEPLILAPFLADLTGVDGVRADWGEGAFGITGDGDLTGETGSAAARVLTLSAGALPGTAHGRRRRARVVPPAYTILMTLAARTYAPATEESRARGAGAGLIDSD; translated from the coding sequence GTGGAGCTACCCCGCGCCGTGAGCTTCGATCTGTCATTGGGGGAATTGCAGGCGCTGGTCAGCAAGGCCGCACGGGGGGCCGGGCGCAGTTTCGGCATGGCGGAGGAGGCCGGGCGCGCGGCCCGCTGGTTGACGGAGCGCGGCGGAAACGGCGCGGGCGCGGTGGCGCGGCTTCTGGAGTTGACCGACGGGGCGGACATGGCACGGCTTTCACCCGAATTGCCGGGGATGACGTGCCGGGGTCGCGCAATGTGCCCGCTGATCCTCGGGGCCTATCTGTCCGACACCGGGCGCTTGCCCGAGGGACCGGTCGGTCCGGTGCTGGAGCCGCTGATCCTTGCCCCGTTCCTTGCTGATTTGACGGGAGTGGACGGCGTGCGGGCGGATTGGGGCGAGGGTGCCTTCGGGATAACGGGCGACGGGGATCTGACGGGAGAGACCGGGAGTGCGGCGGCGCGGGTCCTGACGCTCTCGGCGGGCGCATTGCCCGGTACGGCCCACGGTAGGCGCAGGCGCGCCCGCGTGGTGCCGCCGGCCTACACGATCCTGATGACGCTCGCGGCCCGGACCTATGCGCCCGCAACCGAGGAAAGCCGGGCGCGCGGGGCCGGGGCGGGCCTGATCGACAGCGACTGA
- a CDS encoding FHA domain-containing protein, whose protein sequence is MAKKPILTDDELDGGIPGTGDVPPPPLPPARAGSGTATRPLDAAPPPPPAPPAATRPLDTPEPPEAEQPPAVAEPAGRDASGHARPKTRIHGYGGAARDAAEQAEVADAPDVPPVVGWLVVTEGPGRGASLPLVAGMNSIGRGKENAVQVDFGDATISRDPHAFVTYDAEARKFHLSHGGKTNIVYLNDAPVLASETLENGAQVRIGATHLRFVAFCGPDFDWADA, encoded by the coding sequence ATGGCCAAGAAACCCATCCTGACCGATGATGAATTGGACGGGGGCATCCCCGGTACGGGCGATGTGCCGCCGCCCCCCCTACCACCCGCGCGTGCGGGGTCTGGCACGGCCACGCGGCCCCTGGATGCTGCCCCGCCGCCACCGCCCGCGCCGCCTGCCGCGACGCGGCCATTGGATACGCCCGAGCCGCCCGAGGCAGAGCAACCGCCCGCCGTGGCAGAGCCTGCGGGACGCGATGCATCGGGTCACGCACGCCCCAAGACGCGCATCCATGGATACGGTGGAGCCGCGCGCGATGCCGCGGAGCAGGCCGAGGTAGCCGACGCCCCGGACGTGCCGCCGGTCGTGGGCTGGTTGGTCGTCACCGAAGGCCCCGGACGCGGCGCGTCCCTGCCGCTGGTCGCGGGCATGAACAGCATCGGGCGGGGTAAGGAGAACGCCGTGCAGGTGGATTTCGGCGACGCCACGATCAGCCGCGATCCCCACGCTTTCGTCACCTATGACGCAGAGGCGCGGAAATTCCATCTGAGCCATGGGGGCAAGACCAACATCGTCTACCTCAATGATGCACCGGTTCTGGCCTCCGAGACCTTGGAAAATGGCGCGCAGGTGCGGATCGGGGCGACACATCTGCGTTTCGTCGCCTTCTGCGGCCCCGATTTCGATTGGGCGGACGCATGA
- a CDS encoding protein phosphatase 2C domain-containing protein, whose amino-acid sequence MKTDGTRTGAAPVGYDVATALWQGKRPYQEDTLLADFHGGMDRGFAVLADGMGGHAAGDLASRLVVIDAVSHLKFLMHDGAALEKNLQAELSSAIDTANDVLKDRGAEDRRLQGMGATFLATVMFEDRLYWASVGDSPLYLWREGALKQLNEDHSMAPVIDQMAKSGEISKEEAANHPDRNALTSVLMGRAVKSRDVPKTAMVLDPGDVLIQASDGLQYLEEDQITEVLRGMKDGATSRQIADALMAALHTLDDPSQDNTAILVLQLTEGLDGGGGATVAAASGAGAASFAGERAVDSGGAAAGATAPRAEAPADVEQPPGGRRWLIPAALLGGAALALGLIFGLPSTQDEPNLANGTPPPGDETGIASDDPTSEPVAVAGDDTPDLPDDAEGTDLADAAPDPDTAQDSATPAEDGADAPDPAPAAEDDATPAQEVPAEDDIAAEDKDESADAEIEAADPDTPDASGPDATPPGETNPAVEDEAASEAARDPETGPEADTAGAEAEPAPEQPADAPDPAEAAAQAETDEDGADSAANAGDGATDPGEDAPADGAAPDLAENDEAVPPADVDEDGADVAANAGAGATDPGEGAPDDGAAADEADAIAAQPQSEAPERDAEPAAEPDADLAEVETESPVTVSPARDADDTGRGDGADQSAEADPMPVADSQPGAVDGEGDAAAIPGPETAPDAPEAEVPTEAADLPAAEPDASGASPAQTEVIVPGTATPAPAPTPAPAPAPTAPLSPAPLPAPAPQPAPALPMPPAGGTPSPGQVVPIPGVGPIQREGLDAPAQGQGTTAPQDVAPLLPRQPARPATPEDEVNVVPRQGGDASQEAQSSTIPGPAQQPFTAPGQGDAPTALMPPFVPSGQTICQRRHCFAIVIGRDGRQRLVVLPPRQRTEVDNPAARPVK is encoded by the coding sequence ATGAAGACGGACGGCACGAGGACGGGCGCGGCCCCGGTCGGATACGACGTGGCCACGGCGCTCTGGCAGGGCAAACGGCCTTACCAGGAAGACACGCTGCTTGCCGATTTCCACGGCGGCATGGATCGCGGCTTCGCGGTTCTGGCCGACGGGATGGGCGGACATGCGGCGGGTGATCTGGCCTCTCGGCTTGTGGTGATCGACGCGGTCAGCCACCTGAAATTCCTGATGCACGATGGCGCGGCGCTGGAAAAGAACCTCCAGGCGGAACTGTCCTCGGCCATCGACACCGCGAACGACGTGCTCAAGGATCGGGGGGCGGAGGATCGTCGCCTGCAAGGTATGGGGGCGACGTTCCTGGCCACCGTGATGTTCGAGGATCGGCTCTATTGGGCATCGGTCGGGGACAGTCCGCTTTACCTTTGGCGGGAAGGCGCGCTGAAGCAGCTGAACGAAGATCATTCCATGGCGCCGGTCATCGACCAGATGGCCAAATCCGGCGAGATTTCCAAGGAAGAGGCCGCCAACCACCCAGACCGCAACGCGCTGACCTCCGTCCTGATGGGCCGCGCGGTGAAATCGCGCGACGTGCCGAAGACCGCCATGGTCCTTGACCCCGGTGATGTGCTGATCCAGGCCTCCGACGGGTTGCAGTATCTGGAAGAAGACCAGATCACGGAGGTCCTGCGCGGGATGAAGGACGGCGCGACGAGCCGTCAGATCGCCGATGCGCTGATGGCCGCGCTGCACACGCTCGATGACCCGTCCCAAGACAACACCGCCATTCTGGTCCTGCAACTGACCGAAGGGTTGGACGGCGGCGGTGGCGCGACTGTTGCCGCGGCCTCCGGTGCCGGTGCGGCGTCCTTCGCTGGCGAACGCGCGGTGGATAGTGGCGGTGCGGCTGCGGGCGCGACCGCCCCCCGTGCCGAAGCGCCAGCGGATGTGGAGCAACCACCGGGCGGGCGACGATGGCTGATACCGGCGGCCCTTCTCGGCGGGGCGGCACTGGCACTTGGGCTGATTTTCGGCCTGCCGAGCACGCAAGATGAACCCAACCTCGCCAACGGCACGCCACCGCCGGGGGACGAGACGGGTATCGCATCTGACGATCCCACTTCTGAACCGGTGGCCGTGGCGGGGGACGACACACCCGATTTGCCCGACGATGCCGAAGGCACGGACCTTGCGGATGCTGCGCCCGACCCGGACACGGCGCAAGACAGTGCCACACCCGCGGAGGATGGCGCGGACGCGCCCGACCCGGCCCCGGCGGCCGAAGATGATGCCACACCTGCGCAAGAGGTGCCGGCCGAAGACGACATCGCGGCGGAAGACAAGGATGAGAGCGCGGATGCGGAGATAGAGGCCGCCGACCCGGATACGCCGGATGCGAGCGGTCCCGATGCAACCCCGCCCGGAGAGACCAATCCGGCCGTGGAGGACGAGGCAGCAAGCGAGGCGGCGCGCGATCCCGAGACGGGGCCCGAGGCCGACACGGCCGGGGCGGAGGCGGAGCCCGCGCCGGAGCAGCCCGCGGACGCGCCCGATCCCGCAGAGGCCGCAGCGCAAGCGGAAACGGACGAGGACGGCGCGGACAGCGCAGCGAATGCCGGGGACGGCGCGACCGATCCGGGCGAAGATGCGCCCGCTGACGGCGCAGCACCCGATTTGGCTGAGAATGACGAGGCGGTTCCGCCCGCCGATGTGGACGAAGACGGCGCGGATGTCGCGGCGAATGCGGGCGCCGGTGCCACCGATCCCGGGGAGGGTGCGCCTGACGATGGCGCTGCGGCGGACGAGGCCGACGCTATCGCCGCACAGCCCCAGTCCGAAGCGCCGGAACGCGACGCGGAGCCCGCGGCGGAACCCGATGCCGATCTGGCGGAGGTCGAGACTGAAAGTCCGGTCACGGTATCCCCCGCACGGGACGCCGACGATACCGGACGCGGCGACGGTGCGGACCAAAGCGCGGAGGCAGATCCGATGCCCGTGGCCGACAGCCAGCCCGGCGCGGTGGATGGCGAAGGTGACGCGGCGGCGATCCCGGGGCCGGAGACAGCACCGGACGCGCCGGAGGCGGAGGTGCCGACGGAAGCCGCCGATCTGCCCGCAGCGGAGCCCGACGCATCCGGCGCTTCGCCTGCCCAGACAGAAGTAATCGTGCCGGGTACGGCCACGCCTGCGCCTGCCCCCACTCCCGCACCTGCTCCCGCACCTACGGCACCGCTTAGCCCGGCCCCGCTGCCTGCGCCCGCACCGCAACCCGCCCCCGCCCTGCCGATGCCGCCCGCCGGTGGTACGCCGTCGCCCGGTCAGGTTGTGCCGATCCCCGGCGTCGGTCCGATCCAGCGCGAGGGCCTCGATGCCCCGGCCCAGGGCCAGGGGACCACGGCGCCACAGGATGTCGCGCCGCTCTTGCCGCGACAGCCCGCACGCCCCGCCACCCCGGAGGATGAGGTCAACGTGGTGCCGCGCCAGGGCGGTGATGCCTCGCAAGAGGCGCAATCCTCGACGATCCCCGGCCCCGCGCAGCAGCCGTTCACGGCGCCCGGGCAAGGCGATGCACCGACGGCGTTGATGCCGCCCTTCGTGCCATCGGGCCAGACCATATGTCAGCGCCGCCATTGCTTCGCCATCGTGATTGGACGCGACGGACGGCAAAGGCTTGTTGTCCTTCCACCGCGCCAAAGGACCGAAGTGGACAATCCGGCAGCAAGACCGGTTAAATGA
- a CDS encoding FHA domain-containing protein produces MITFPVRFRVRQIGIDGNTMGPSRILLCEEPGAFLIGKTEDADVPLTGDAVSRRHMSLVMSHEDVRVRDEGSTNGTYVNGTRVDEQVLEIGDQISIPGWLLELLAAAETPASATRIAGVEVDASLVSRLVITDDDAPPPSRRNFPDMEFDGKDVVGIEALRASGHPVEEVKFCAVGGGLGSFVWVDHLRCYGVPASDIRAIGTEEVCYQTYKRYCKNSQIPDHERLRSNSLSRPDNIWGFPGYALREVGKGIGVKGVFQVFGEPTLSESYTPRAGDVFDSLDKEAVRIGWGEMLVKAQVLGVRKTSDGRYAVAYKLWGGEASGQERNRYLIADVVHLSTGYPATRFVDDFQTFITNHPDSRAQVANAYEPHDQMYVEAERRGGPVQVVVRGRGIVASRIIQRLFEARKKNPHIRILHSMRSAIGPRDGAVFRKARRLVRNNVEIQPFNWPKSCWGGDLRVEYERASDQDRGVMLNQLGGTTTAERSDWIAIAERGAEEGWYRPVYGNISDLQPIPPQGENQPAGVQVAIDTQEGNREELNADYLIDCTGLIADIRRSPFLADMLDTYHLPRNHAYREKGGAVEQGGATGLRCTNDFEIEGLRNGNGRVYAAGTITTGGPYLAVDSFLGLQYSALRSVDHMVTERIHKVPNLGPLRSFAGWSKWMVGARP; encoded by the coding sequence ATGATTACGTTTCCTGTTCGTTTCCGGGTTCGCCAGATCGGCATAGACGGCAATACGATGGGCCCGTCCCGCATCTTGCTGTGCGAGGAGCCGGGCGCCTTCCTGATCGGCAAGACCGAGGACGCCGACGTACCGCTCACCGGTGACGCGGTCAGCCGCCGCCACATGTCGCTGGTGATGAGCCACGAGGATGTGCGCGTCCGCGACGAGGGCTCCACCAACGGCACCTATGTCAACGGCACCCGCGTCGATGAACAGGTCCTGGAAATCGGCGACCAGATCTCCATCCCCGGCTGGTTGCTGGAACTTCTGGCCGCGGCAGAGACGCCCGCCAGCGCCACGCGCATCGCCGGCGTGGAGGTGGATGCGAGCCTAGTGAGCCGCCTTGTCATTACCGATGACGACGCGCCGCCGCCGTCGCGCCGCAACTTCCCGGACATGGAATTCGACGGCAAGGACGTGGTGGGGATCGAGGCGTTGCGCGCCTCGGGTCATCCGGTGGAAGAGGTGAAATTCTGCGCCGTGGGCGGTGGGCTAGGTAGCTTCGTCTGGGTCGATCACCTGCGGTGCTACGGTGTCCCGGCCTCCGACATCCGCGCCATCGGGACGGAGGAGGTCTGCTACCAGACCTACAAGCGATACTGCAAGAACAGCCAGATCCCGGATCACGAGCGGCTCCGCTCCAATTCCCTCTCGCGGCCTGACAATATCTGGGGTTTCCCGGGTTACGCCTTGCGCGAAGTGGGCAAGGGGATCGGCGTGAAGGGCGTGTTCCAGGTCTTCGGAGAACCGACCCTGTCGGAAAGCTACACGCCGCGCGCAGGGGATGTGTTCGACAGCCTCGACAAGGAGGCCGTTCGGATCGGCTGGGGCGAGATGCTGGTCAAGGCGCAGGTACTGGGCGTCCGCAAAACGTCCGACGGGCGCTACGCGGTGGCCTACAAGCTCTGGGGTGGGGAGGCTTCGGGCCAGGAACGCAACCGGTATCTGATCGCCGACGTGGTGCATCTGTCCACCGGATATCCGGCGACGCGGTTCGTGGACGATTTCCAGACCTTCATCACCAATCACCCCGACAGCCGCGCGCAGGTCGCGAACGCCTATGAACCCCATGACCAGATGTACGTGGAGGCCGAGCGCAGGGGCGGCCCGGTGCAGGTCGTGGTGCGCGGGCGCGGGATCGTGGCCAGCCGGATCATCCAGCGCCTGTTCGAGGCGCGTAAGAAAAATCCCCATATCCGCATCCTGCATTCCATGCGGTCGGCCATCGGTCCGCGCGACGGCGCGGTGTTCCGCAAGGCGCGTCGCTTGGTACGAAATAATGTGGAGATCCAGCCCTTCAACTGGCCCAAGAGCTGTTGGGGTGGGGATCTGCGCGTGGAATACGAACGGGCTTCGGATCAGGATCGCGGCGTGATGCTCAACCAGCTGGGCGGCACGACCACCGCCGAACGCTCCGACTGGATCGCGATCGCGGAGCGCGGTGCGGAGGAGGGGTGGTACAGACCGGTCTACGGCAACATCTCGGACCTGCAACCCATACCGCCCCAGGGGGAGAACCAGCCAGCGGGCGTGCAGGTGGCCATCGACACACAGGAAGGCAATCGGGAGGAGTTGAACGCCGATTATCTGATCGACTGCACCGGCCTGATTGCCGATATCCGACGCTCTCCCTTCCTGGCCGACATGCTCGACACCTATCATCTGCCGCGCAACCACGCCTATCGCGAGAAGGGCGGCGCGGTGGAGCAGGGCGGGGCCACGGGCCTGCGCTGTACCAATGATTTCGAGATCGAGGGTCTGCGCAACGGCAATGGCCGGGTCTACGCGGCCGGGACGATCACGACGGGCGGGCCGTATCTGGCCGTCGACAGTTTTCTGGGCCTGCAATACTCGGCGCTCAGATCCGTGGATCACATGGTGACGGAGCGTATTCACAAGGTCCCGAACCTCGGGCCCCTGCGATCCTTCGCCGGGTGGTCGAAATGGATGGTGGGGGCGCGGCCATGA